A window of Pirellula sp. SH-Sr6A contains these coding sequences:
- a CDS encoding 2Fe-2S iron-sulfur cluster-binding protein, which produces MPKLTLEGIGSFDVAIGTRLVQAIRDQGVDQLHACGGKARCTTCRVEFVSGEPDKMTQAEKDILAARGLSGCRLSCQILCEQDMEVRIVSRLEGSGRKDSGSPVASELEPQPAVWISKASS; this is translated from the coding sequence ATGCCGAAACTAACTTTGGAAGGTATTGGAAGCTTTGATGTCGCAATCGGCACACGATTGGTACAAGCCATACGAGACCAAGGTGTCGATCAATTGCACGCCTGCGGCGGAAAGGCTCGCTGCACGACCTGTCGCGTTGAGTTCGTATCCGGCGAGCCCGATAAGATGACTCAAGCCGAGAAGGATATCCTCGCTGCTCGAGGTCTATCAGGCTGTCGATTGAGCTGCCAGATTCTTTGTGAGCAAGATATGGAGGTTCGCATTGTGAGCCGCTTGGAAGGCAGCGGTCGCAAGGACTCCGGGTCGCCGGTCGCGTCCGAGCTAGAACCTCAACCCGCCGTTTGGATTTCGAAAGCTTCGTCTTAG
- a CDS encoding GDP-mannose 4,6-dehydratase encodes MRAIISGITGQDGSYLCELLLEKGYTVHGIVRRSSSLDRPRLSKQYNDPAIYGKRLHLHYADLSDATSIRRIVRKAQPDEFYHLAGQSHVGLSFDIPESTCELTAIGTLRIMEILRDQDNPPRFLHASSREIFGSPLVVPQNEETPMNPTSPYGCAKAFATQMVRIYREAHGLFFCNAICYNHESPRRSENFVTKKISLAAARIKLGMQQELLMGNIDSERDWGYAKEFVEAMWLMLQQPTADDFVLATGTTHSVKAFLQLAFEHVGLDWREYYRLDPRFNRPADPHSLLGDASKAQRVLGWSPKTTLAELAQIMVDHDLERLRESQKPNR; translated from the coding sequence ATGAGAGCCATTATCTCTGGTATTACAGGACAAGACGGTTCGTATCTTTGCGAATTGCTGCTGGAAAAGGGATATACGGTGCACGGCATTGTTCGTCGCAGTAGTTCTCTGGATCGACCCAGATTGTCTAAGCAATACAACGATCCTGCCATTTATGGCAAACGTCTGCATTTGCATTATGCGGACCTCTCGGACGCGACATCGATTCGCAGGATTGTTCGCAAAGCCCAGCCGGACGAGTTTTATCACTTGGCAGGGCAATCGCACGTCGGATTGAGTTTTGATATTCCCGAGAGCACGTGCGAACTCACGGCAATTGGGACGCTTCGCATCATGGAGATCTTGCGCGACCAGGACAATCCGCCACGGTTTTTGCATGCGAGCAGTCGCGAGATTTTCGGGAGTCCTTTAGTGGTTCCCCAAAACGAAGAGACGCCCATGAATCCCACCTCTCCATACGGATGCGCCAAAGCGTTCGCAACGCAAATGGTAAGAATCTACCGCGAGGCTCATGGTTTATTCTTTTGCAATGCCATTTGTTACAACCATGAAAGCCCTCGCCGGTCTGAGAATTTTGTAACCAAGAAGATTTCGCTTGCTGCTGCACGCATCAAACTTGGGATGCAACAGGAGTTGTTGATGGGAAACATCGACTCCGAACGGGACTGGGGCTACGCCAAGGAATTCGTGGAAGCGATGTGGCTGATGCTTCAACAACCCACCGCGGACGACTTCGTCTTGGCAACAGGGACTACCCACAGTGTCAAGGCATTCTTGCAATTAGCATTTGAACACGTCGGACTCGATTGGAGGGAATACTACCGATTGGATCCACGATTCAATCGCCCCGCCGATCCTCATTCGCTCCTCGGCGATGCGAGCAAGGCCCAACGCGTGTTGGGGTGGTCCCCCAAAACAACGCTCGCCGAGCTCGCGCAAATCATGGTCGACCACGATTTGGAACGGCTCCGCGAATCGCAAAAGCCGAATCGTTAG